Proteins encoded in a region of the Thermotoga sp. genome:
- a CDS encoding glycosyltransferase, whose product KWLWRCHIDLSTPNVKVWKRFSRYLEGYDRFIFHLKEYFPSGIEGRSIAFPPSIDPLSEKNCDLDENFIKDTLEKLEIDPRRPLITVVARFDPWKDLFSAIDVYRIVKKEIPDVQLAIVSAMATDDPEGWLFYEKVLRYAGIDENIKFCTNFKGVGSKEVNAIQRATTVALHTATREGFGLVISEALYKKVPVVARPVGGVKIQVKHEENGYLAWEKKDLAGYVIRLIKDEDLRRKMGENGKKAVVENFIITVHLKNYLKTFLDVLG is encoded by the coding sequence AAAAATGGCTCTGGAGATGTCATATTGATCTTTCAACACCAAATGTGAAGGTTTGGAAAAGATTCTCCAGGTATCTTGAAGGGTACGATAGATTCATTTTCCATCTGAAGGAGTATTTTCCATCTGGAATAGAAGGAAGGAGTATTGCTTTTCCCCCGAGTATAGACCCGCTGAGCGAGAAAAACTGTGATCTTGATGAGAATTTCATAAAAGACACTCTTGAGAAGCTGGAGATAGATCCAAGGAGACCTCTCATAACAGTAGTGGCGCGTTTTGACCCATGGAAAGATCTTTTCAGCGCGATAGATGTGTACAGGATTGTGAAAAAAGAGATTCCTGATGTTCAGCTTGCCATCGTGTCCGCTATGGCGACTGATGATCCGGAGGGTTGGCTTTTCTACGAGAAGGTACTCAGATATGCCGGAATAGATGAGAATATAAAGTTCTGCACCAATTTTAAGGGAGTGGGAAGCAAAGAAGTAAACGCCATACAACGGGCAACAACTGTTGCTCTCCATACAGCAACAAGAGAAGGATTTGGTCTTGTGATAAGTGAGGCGCTTTACAAGAAGGTTCCGGTTGTAGCAAGACCCGTCGGTGGTGTTAAGATACAGGTGAAGCACGAAGAAAACGGCTACCTTGCATGGGAAAAGAAGGATCTTGCTGGCTACGTGATTCGGTTGATAAAAGACGAGGATTTGAGGAGAAAAATGGGAGAAAACGGGAAAAAAGCGGTTGTAGAGAATTTCATAATCACTGTTCACCTGAAAAATTATCTGAAAACGTTCCTGGATGTTTTGGGGTGA
- a CDS encoding ROK family transcriptional regulator, whose product MPSPLLRKKNKLRVLKCILKSGKISRDQIARDTGLAHSTLSYIMRELKEGNFLVIENVKTKKGRPYQLLRINPEKFKVIGVKVGREEVRGVLFDASMVPLKEHTVRIFSSMRNKKGYSEALQEVVQELFTDRVLGIGVCSSGIVKGEEVVISHVMNVRNWNLRNVLKDFERIVVMNDADALCQEISQRADSDFLLVSYGIGIGASLWKNGKIKHIELGHMIVSSKGKCYCGQTGCLEYHSSEYAVLKSYLGIDIDFEDFVVNEEEKYRSVVEELRKKAKEDFETVKKHYEKAFKNLSVAVGNILMGFGVPLVFLVGEGVVNEDMVKLLEKSVKERFNREFIDGVEFHLASANWMLGAARAVVDRYLSDILK is encoded by the coding sequence GTGCCATCTCCTTTGTTGAGAAAAAAGAACAAGTTGAGGGTTCTGAAATGCATTCTTAAAAGCGGGAAGATCTCACGAGATCAGATTGCTCGTGATACTGGCCTGGCTCATAGCACCTTGAGCTACATAATGCGGGAATTGAAAGAGGGGAACTTTTTAGTCATTGAGAATGTCAAAACAAAAAAGGGAAGACCCTATCAACTTTTAAGGATAAACCCTGAGAAATTCAAAGTCATCGGAGTAAAGGTTGGCCGCGAGGAAGTGCGTGGTGTTCTGTTTGATGCTTCAATGGTACCCTTGAAAGAACACACTGTGAGAATTTTCTCTTCGATGAGGAACAAAAAGGGGTACTCAGAAGCTCTTCAAGAGGTTGTCCAGGAACTTTTCACGGATAGAGTGCTGGGAATAGGTGTTTGTTCTTCTGGAATCGTAAAAGGTGAAGAAGTAGTGATCTCCCATGTGATGAACGTGAGAAACTGGAATCTGAGAAACGTGTTGAAAGACTTTGAAAGAATAGTAGTCATGAACGATGCCGACGCTCTTTGTCAAGAGATCTCTCAGAGGGCGGATTCGGATTTCCTCCTTGTAAGTTACGGCATAGGAATAGGAGCAAGTCTCTGGAAAAACGGAAAGATCAAACACATAGAGCTGGGCCACATGATAGTTTCTTCCAAAGGAAAGTGCTATTGTGGACAGACGGGATGCCTGGAGTATCACTCTTCGGAATACGCCGTTTTGAAATCTTATCTTGGAATAGATATCGATTTCGAGGATTTCGTGGTGAACGAAGAAGAGAAGTACAGGAGTGTCGTTGAAGAGCTGAGAAAAAAGGCAAAAGAAGACTTCGAAACTGTGAAGAAGCATTACGAAAAGGCTTTCAAGAATCTTTCGGTCGCTGTGGGCAACATTCTCATGGGTTTTGGTGTTCCTCTGGTTTTTCTCGTGGGGGAAGGTGTTGTGAACGAGGATATGGTGAAATTGTTGGAAAAATCCGTTAAAGAACGTTTCAATCGCGAGTTCATAGATGGTGTGGAATTTCACCTGGCGAGTGCAAATTGGATGCTCGGCGCGGCTCGGGCGGTTGTGGACAGATATCTTTCTGATATTTTAAAATAA